From Trypanosoma brucei gambiense DAL972 chromosome 5, complete sequence:
CAGAGTTTGCCAAAGGCGGGCCTGGAGTTGTCGTTGTCAACTGACAATAAGGAAGCGAGTCGTATGGAGGGCGTCGGCGGCGCATACTTCTccggggggaaggggggcgCATGTCCTTCAGAGAAGTTCTGGACATCGAGTCGCTCAGTTGATGAAGCAAACCCGGTGGACCCATTTGCAACGGACGGGACATTAAACCGTGCTGTTCTTCAGAAGACTGCGTTTGCTACACCCTTAACTCCTTCATTGATCAGTGCAGCAGCTACCGAAGAAGGATGTGTGCCTCCGCCACCCACGCTCAGCGTAGGAACCACCGAGGACAAAGGCATTCCCTCAttaccgccaccaccaccgccgccaccaccgcctGTTCGAGGGAAAGTACCGGAAAACCGCCGGTGTTGTAAAACGCGCAGTGTTCCCATAGATAAAACACAACACATCGCGGGGAGCTCGGCGTTTTGCACGAGTGAGCCTGTTAACCTGCCTGGAgatttttttcaaattctCGCGGAGGAATTCAAGCTTGCCGAATCCTCCTCCACAAGGAAAGCGCCGGGTTTGGTAGCAGAGACCATTGTCAGTACAGATCGCGAGAAAAACGTTGGCGTGGTGCTGCGTGTTCTTCGGCTTCCTGTGAGTACCATCGAAGAGTGCGTACGCAGTTTCGACGATGATACGCTATCGGAGGAGTGTGTAGCTAGTTTGGCCAAAGTAATTCCCACAAAGGAAGAGAGGCGTTTGGTTGAATCGTGGGTGAATCAAGACCCTGCTGTTGAGGCATGTAAGTTGCATCGATTGAGTACGGTGTCCCAGTTTTTCGTTATGTGCGTCTCAGTTGACTTGTACGCTGAGCGTATAGAATGCTGGAACATGCGAAACGAATTTAATTGCCGCGTTGAGGATCTTGAACAGAAACTGAAGCGTGCTCATGACGGCATTCGGGCGGCCCTGGACACTAAACGTCTGCCAAGGGTTCTTCAGTATATTTTAGCGATCGGCAACTTTCTAAACGCTGGTAGCAGGTATGAAGATGCAAAAGGATTTTCGATCTCCCAGCTGGACCAGATAATACAGTTCCCGACTACGGACAGAAAGCGTACTTTACTGGAGCATGCTGTGATGGTCGTTGAGCGATGCGAACCAGACTTGCACCGATTTACACAAGAGTTGCTACCGAAGGTGGAGTACGCAGGTGGCTTTGACACGGTCGGCGTCACCAGTGAAATTCGGTACCTTCGAGAACGATTGGAAAAATGCGTGACGCTGGTTCATACTATTGCAGAAGATAAGCCCTGGACTTCAAAACTTGACCCTTTTTTACGTAGTGCCCTACCTGCAATGGAACGTATCGAGCAGCATCACAGTGACTTAGAGGCTGTTAGCGAAGAATTGGCAATCTTCTTTTGCGAGGACCCAAAGACGTTCCCCATGAACAAAGTCATGCGATGCCTCTCGAGTTTTGCGAAAAGGTACGATGGGAAGAGGGCCCTATTGcaggggaggaaaatgaacccTTCTAAGAACCCCCGTCGTGCAATTAGAAGTTAAAATGGGTGTGGAGAAGTGAAGGTTGAATTGGCCCCATGCCGCCGCCCGGAGAGACGTGAGTAAATGCTCTCTGTCACTTGCAGCGGAAGCGGACCGTCGCATATGTTCAGCTAGCGGTCGCGGTTTAGTGATATGACGTTTACCAGGGTACGCGGAGTGCAACGTGAGCATGAGCATTTTTCGTTTCCGTGTCGACAACTATGGTTTGTAGAGGTCCTCATCCACATAcaccactgtttttttttttttaaattctatATGTCTTTGTGGATGTTGTGGAGATGCTTACGTAGCGAGATAATTCGCCGCGAGGAACAGGGATGGATCCCGCAAGGAGTACATCACTCTTGAAGTTTGACAACAGTGTTTCATATTTGCTgctaagtgtgtgtgtgcatgtgtggtAGTTGGAAAAATATGCAATGAAGGGAGAGGCGAGTGCCCAGATTTTCAAATCAactagaaaaagaaataaaaagcaaggaACAACGTGAAAAGTTAAAAGTGGTCTTGTTGTAAATCCAAAAGTGTTGCAACCTTCGTATTTACGCCTAAAGTGCATTTGTATTTCTATATTTGTTTCAACGGCGCAGcacttgctgctgttttttttattactccCCACTGGGTTTGGGACCCTTAAAGTCATTGTCCACGTGTTCGCCATTTATTTTCATTCACTTTTCGCTTTGGTTATTTTCATTCATACAAATGCAATTATTAATGTTGTTACATTGAGTGTCACCCTGACAACGTTTTCCATTATACATTCTCTTGTTATTccgtgcatatatatatattttttgcgtatggttcgtgtgtgtgtaaccGCGTTATTTATACCGTTCTGTTTAAAGATCTATTAGCTCGGATTTCCGGTGACCAGTTGGACTCTAGGTTGTGCTGAAGGGTTAAACTTGCTTGTTTCACGGAGAAAAGAGCCCTTCCATCCGGTTCCAACGAACACCCCATTTTCACAGAGAAActtgatttttctttcacttcacTGTGTACGTCAgtcttgttttcattttaaCTTTACTGACTTGCTTTGTCATGCATAGTTTCCCTTTGAGTGTAGAGTGCGCGCTAGGAAGAGTGGAGGTGGTGAACATGATACCTGTGGTTTCGAAATGTTATCCTGCCACCATGTTATTGAGGTAATGTTACGCTGTTACCCCAATTGGTGTACATTTGCGATAACACTGACTCATTGTGAAACTGCTTCCCcttgctttattttcttgttcttgttcatcctttttttttctactaatTTTTCTCGATTTTGCGAGGCAGTGGTTGAGTCGCCTGCGGGAAATACCGTTTAAGGGCCCAGGAGAGAAGGCAGGTTGTCCTCGGTTTACCTCTGTGCTTCATAAATCAGCAACTCATGCGCGTGCGAACAAAGCGAGAAGGCGTTAGCAACAACTTTGGAAGCGCTTATGTCAACTGTGAAATCATCAGTGCCTTCATcaagcaaaaaagggaggaaaactcCTCCTCTGGACTTTGTCCGTCCGCGCACACCGCTGTAGAGTGGAGTATCCGAGCTGGTTCCCGAAcagcatttttgcttcacgAGGTTCCCATATCCTGTGGACCGTCATCTCCCGTTGGTAAGGAGTGTGGTGCACCTGAAAACAATGACAATTCCGTCGAGAATGGCGACACCGGGACATATAAGTTGATAATAGGTGACGAAGTTGTGTCTGCCATAATGAATGCAGACGATGAGTTGGATCGGTCCGATGCTTTGCGTCTCCTTTCGCAAAAGCTTTGTGAAGTCTTTCGCATACCTGTGGGGATCACCACGGGCGACAACAGCCACGGTAATTGCCTGTGGAGTGAGGAGGGTTCGTGTTCAGTGTTGACACCACAAGAATTACGGGAGCTACCCTCACGCTGGATAATGCAGAGCCTAAACGAAGCCACCGTGGCGAGTTCACACCGTAACGGCGTTACACTTCTTGATTGTGGCGCAACAGTGTGTTTGAAGTCAGAGGTTCTCAATGACGAGCCAAAACGCGAACTCAGTAGCGAGCCTGTGCGTAAAAGGAACTATAAACCTGGCAATGCGCCACAGTATCGGGTGTGTGACGTCGCTGACATGGCTAACGGGCAATACTGGGTTGAGGTGGAGCCGTTAATAACTGGTCCAGAATCAACAGGATCTGTAGCCCGAAGGCGGTTTGATCGGGATGAGTTGCTGTTAAGTCCACCCCAACCCGTATACTTTGATCCACTTCTTCCAGTTGATGAGATAAATAATTCTCGTGGGACGTCGGcatgtctttttctttcagcaGTGTTAGCAGTTGGTCGGATACGTTCTGAACGTGCGGCAATCGGTGATCTGTCGATGTGGGACATGTATCCGAAAAATGTTACGTTGCAAATGGGTTACGCTTCGCGAGACATAAGACGCAAAGTGCACGAACTGTGTGTGGCACGTCGCGAC
This genomic window contains:
- a CDS encoding formin, putative, which translates into the protein MQRAQILKAGAVCAGRRERCSATSSASSGSSPKTNSSGTLQVCRGRQRTVSEAPSTPGSEGIRFGVQGSLRRFWNSRSQSGKPIATDASVDGKCTNITTDEVKVPSSVSVSSPIHVCDDVVTTKGDCGLVCTGTQTSVEFCRHLSLQQCGVAVEHGVDSSLHSEGLLPKLRYGSRRMVKRLMRRLRLPSTWEATLIHSLNEARGNPHTVAAALTKQLDSSCGKLVLLPPITAVGGENLECCRTQYNTQRTDEVPRVQGGEGVSDEITHSPVRRMDGAPPLTVGEVSGAQPNKQRAFPLQTTNASAEDSNLSACVSGNTPEGPARPSFGGLDLDTGAGAVGRKGSIVGTPSGSSENQPGDANKTLTLRTKGASTAASGGLPLRAPRVGEDFQLQEVCKVNAPSADGSLRTDSIFQLPGLSCRETPSCEQSLPKAGLELSLSTDNKEASRMEGVGGAYFSGGKGGACPSEKFWTSSRSVDEANPVDPFATDGTLNRAVLQKTAFATPLTPSLISAAATEEGCVPPPPTLSVGTTEDKGIPSLPPPPPPPPPPVRGKVPENRRCCKTRSVPIDKTQHIAGSSAFCTSEPVNLPGDFFQILAEEFKLAESSSTRKAPGLVAETIVSTDREKNVGVVLRVLRLPVSTIEECVRSFDDDTLSEECVASLAKVIPTKEERRLVESWVNQDPAVEACKLHRLSTVSQFFVMCVSVDLYAERIECWNMRNEFNCRVEDLEQKLKRAHDGIRAALDTKRLPRVLQYILAIGNFLNAGSRYEDAKGFSISQLDQIIQFPTTDRKRTLLEHAVMVVERCEPDLHRFTQELLPKVEYAGGFDTVGVTSEIRYLRERLEKCVTLVHTIAEDKPWTSKLDPFLRSALPAMERIEQHHSDLEAVSEELAIFFCEDPKTFPMNKVMRCLSSFAKRYDGKRALLQGRKMNPSKNPRRAIRS